In the Candidatus Abawacabacteria bacterium genome, one interval contains:
- a CDS encoding FecR domain-containing protein: MSRFRIWFLILIVLLIAVGTGIYISRPPSNRSIPPAPTATPIQNQPTPVSSDVKALLLVEKGKAELLSASNKALVSDEHEVIVGDQITTQENSVGMLIFPDNDVLRLAANTKITIVAMASSATESKVFIEQSTGSSWSRVTPFLDRKRQYQIETPTLVATVRGTTFNVSVETAQQSWVGVNESQVDVMRKNDQTWVQVNSGHFASVKTDTMQPMRSEKMDEQKTSSAWFKDNILKDQAMSQMIGNDANRPMPKYFLRDNKNRFFNKTALDVVNSTKPIFQNDSIDFSPLAALKGILNELIEQKHATAEEAAAILQDVKLNEYIQQIKTLAELKAFIKNHIEQLRNREPTSSPTPSQTPSTVTSSPSPTATTTTAPTSQDKTPSPTPSPTSSTSPSPSPTRLNNNFRPTYYYYSPTTQPIR, translated from the coding sequence ATGTCACGGTTTCGTATTTGGTTCCTCATACTTATTGTGCTGTTAATTGCTGTTGGCACAGGAATATATATTTCTAGGCCCCCCAGCAATCGATCTATACCGCCTGCGCCCACTGCTACTCCTATTCAAAACCAACCCACTCCTGTCAGCAGCGATGTAAAGGCATTATTGTTGGTAGAAAAAGGCAAAGCGGAACTACTTAGCGCCAGTAATAAAGCGCTAGTCTCTGATGAACATGAGGTAATAGTGGGTGATCAAATTACTACTCAAGAAAATTCCGTCGGTATGCTCATCTTTCCTGACAATGATGTACTTCGCTTGGCCGCCAATACCAAAATTACTATCGTAGCAATGGCTTCTTCAGCCACTGAAAGCAAAGTTTTTATTGAGCAATCAACTGGCAGCAGTTGGTCACGAGTAACTCCTTTTTTGGATCGTAAACGGCAATATCAAATAGAAACCCCTACCTTGGTTGCTACCGTCAGGGGAACTACTTTCAATGTGTCAGTGGAAACAGCTCAACAGTCTTGGGTAGGCGTCAATGAATCACAAGTAGATGTGATGAGAAAAAATGATCAAACTTGGGTACAAGTAAATTCTGGCCACTTTGCCTCAGTAAAGACTGACACTATGCAACCCATGCGCAGCGAAAAAATGGACGAACAAAAAACTTCCAGTGCTTGGTTCAAAGATAATATCCTCAAAGATCAGGCTATGAGCCAAATGATCGGGAATGATGCGAATAGACCAATGCCCAAATACTTTTTACGAGATAATAAAAACCGCTTTTTCAATAAAACAGCCTTAGATGTAGTAAACAGTACCAAGCCTATTTTCCAAAATGACAGCATTGACTTTAGTCCCCTAGCGGCCCTAAAGGGCATCCTAAATGAACTGATTGAGCAAAAACATGCTACCGCTGAAGAAGCAGCTGCTATATTACAAGATGTGAAACTCAATGAATATATTCAGCAAATAAAAACCCTAGCTGAACTAAAGGCGTTTATCAAAAATCATATTGAGCAATTACGCAATCGAGAGCCTACTTCTTCCCCTACCCCTAGCCAAACACCTAGCACAGTAACAAGCTCTCCATCCCCCACAGCAACTACAACCACTGCGCCAACATCTCAAGACAAAACCCCATCCCCAACACCCAGTCCAACCAGTTCAACCTCACCAAGTCCTTCACCCACAAGACTAAACAACAATTTCCGCCCCACCTACTACTATTATTCTCCCACCACTCAACCAATCAGATAA
- a CDS encoding S-layer homology domain-containing protein, translating into MYLPMLMNVYRSWPKIVSAFLIGIVAVNFTPFAQANYQDVTNNDWFYPYTQQLVGAGIIATNPNFFPHRYITRAELAKMATKAAEYQHVLNIAPANNTFCDVAISHWANIFIQTLFARGAVQGHTASCQQGKVFYPENYVTRAEALKILLGVYRISVSGNGSAFSDIPTNSWYAPYVSTAASMNLINSSGNFRPHDNLTRAEMSKIIVRLSEYITAHPDVTNPPSSSSSPTSTATSSPTPTIVVPSVPSSTTTSARYNIGTPTVQDLWVDSRNGNNENDGSRNQPKATIAGAWREIPEGRALSITGYRINVLSDDNNTDAIWLENRIGTGQFPIIIQSATSEKRLVPPLNIFNSKYVYVLGIKTVGNGGDLFHCEKCDYLLLRDSIIEGRNRGPQEAVKINQSQHVYLENNDISGAHDNAIDLVAVQYGHISGNKVHDAEDWCAYTKGGSAYFVVEGNEFYDCGTGGFTAGQGTGIEYMTPPWVHYEAYDIKVYNNVIHDTEGAGLGVNGGFNILLAYNTLYRVGSRSHGIEVVFGGHTCDGETAGCNRTLAAGGWGSLSEEVFIGNKNVYIYNNILYNPAGYQSQWQHFAIYEPRNNPTSSQGPRTAVTDDNLQIKGNIIWNGPSDLSLGLEACQNNHPTCSETQIKNDNSINTVQPQFTNASGLNFTLSASSNVKTTRTFSIPSFTWTSIPANNIPQGTLSNAVTKRKDGSTRGGNDHAGAY; encoded by the coding sequence ATGTATTTACCCATGCTCATGAATGTCTATCGCTCTTGGCCCAAGATCGTATCAGCATTTTTAATTGGCATTGTAGCTGTAAATTTTACACCGTTTGCTCAAGCTAATTATCAAGATGTTACTAATAATGATTGGTTTTATCCTTACACTCAACAATTAGTTGGTGCTGGCATTATCGCCACTAATCCAAACTTTTTTCCTCATCGCTACATCACTAGAGCAGAGTTGGCCAAGATGGCTACTAAGGCGGCTGAATATCAGCATGTTCTCAATATAGCACCAGCAAACAATACTTTTTGCGATGTTGCTATCTCTCACTGGGCAAATATTTTCATTCAAACTCTTTTTGCTCGTGGCGCTGTCCAAGGTCACACTGCCAGCTGCCAGCAAGGAAAAGTGTTTTATCCGGAGAATTATGTCACTAGAGCCGAGGCACTAAAAATATTGCTAGGTGTCTATCGCATTTCCGTTTCAGGCAATGGTTCAGCTTTTAGTGATATACCGACAAACAGCTGGTATGCACCTTATGTTAGCACTGCAGCTAGCATGAATTTAATTAATAGCAGTGGCAATTTTCGACCACATGACAACTTGACCCGAGCAGAAATGAGCAAAATTATTGTCAGGCTTTCTGAATATATCACTGCACATCCAGACGTAACCAATCCCCCAAGTTCCTCATCAAGCCCTACCAGCACGGCAACATCCAGCCCGACACCCACGATAGTAGTACCATCGGTACCTAGCTCCACCACTACTTCAGCCCGATACAATATTGGTACACCTACAGTACAAGATCTCTGGGTAGACAGTCGTAATGGCAATAATGAAAATGATGGCTCTCGTAATCAGCCAAAAGCAACTATTGCTGGCGCCTGGCGCGAGATACCTGAAGGGAGAGCATTAAGTATTACTGGGTATCGCATCAATGTACTCTCCGATGACAACAATACTGATGCAATTTGGCTAGAAAATCGGATTGGCACTGGCCAATTCCCTATTATTATTCAATCCGCTACCAGTGAAAAACGCCTTGTCCCACCGTTAAATATTTTCAATAGCAAGTATGTGTATGTACTTGGTATCAAAACAGTCGGCAATGGTGGCGATTTATTTCACTGTGAAAAATGTGATTATCTATTATTAAGGGACTCAATCATCGAAGGCAGAAACCGTGGTCCCCAAGAAGCGGTTAAGATCAATCAATCTCAACATGTTTATTTAGAGAACAACGACATTTCTGGTGCTCATGATAATGCAATAGACCTAGTGGCTGTGCAATATGGCCACATCTCTGGCAATAAAGTACATGATGCTGAAGATTGGTGTGCTTATACCAAAGGTGGTTCGGCTTATTTCGTAGTAGAAGGAAATGAATTCTACGATTGTGGCACCGGAGGCTTTACGGCTGGCCAAGGTACTGGAATTGAGTATATGACACCGCCTTGGGTGCATTATGAGGCGTATGATATTAAAGTTTACAACAATGTTATTCATGACACTGAAGGTGCTGGTTTAGGAGTCAATGGTGGCTTCAATATTTTGCTGGCCTACAACACACTCTATCGTGTCGGCTCTCGCAGTCATGGTATCGAGGTAGTATTTGGCGGCCACACTTGTGATGGAGAAACAGCTGGTTGCAATAGAACTTTGGCGGCTGGTGGTTGGGGAAGTCTCTCTGAAGAAGTATTTATTGGCAATAAAAATGTCTATATTTACAATAATATTTTGTATAACCCTGCAGGTTATCAAAGCCAATGGCAGCACTTTGCTATTTATGAACCGCGAAATAATCCTACTAGTAGCCAAGGTCCTCGTACTGCGGTCACTGATGACAATTTACAAATCAAAGGCAATATTATTTGGAATGGACCAAGTGATTTATCCTTAGGGCTAGAAGCTTGCCAAAATAATCACCCCACTTGTAGCGAAACCCAGATCAAGAATGACAATAGTATCAACACTGTACAACCGCAATTTACCAATGCAAGCGGTTTAAATTTCACTCTATCAGCTAGCAGTAATGTTAAAACCACCAGAACGTTTTCTATCCCTAGCTTTACTT
- the efp gene encoding elongation factor P: MQYTELRKGTKIIIDNEPWIVADYEFMRMQQRKATVKCILKNLITGRTLHKTFQPSDNLEEANMENRRTQFLYREGDTFSFMDQENFEQFEMNKEQLGDNIYYLLEGHDVDVMYFKGRPVILQVPAKVTLRVTETPPGVRGDTATGGSKKAKLETGLNISVPLYIEEGELIKVNTETGEFVERVKESK; the protein is encoded by the coding sequence ATGCAATATACCGAACTACGAAAAGGCACCAAAATTATTATCGACAATGAACCTTGGATAGTCGCTGATTATGAATTCATGCGTATGCAGCAAAGAAAGGCGACGGTAAAATGTATTCTTAAAAATCTCATTACCGGACGCACGCTTCACAAGACATTCCAACCATCTGACAATCTCGAAGAAGCAAACATGGAAAATCGTCGCACCCAATTTTTATATCGAGAAGGCGATACATTTTCTTTTATGGATCAAGAAAATTTCGAACAGTTTGAAATGAACAAAGAACAATTGGGAGATAATATCTATTATCTCTTAGAAGGGCATGATGTAGATGTGATGTATTTCAAAGGCAGACCAGTAATCCTGCAAGTACCAGCAAAAGTGACTTTACGCGTTACCGAAACTCCCCCCGGTGTTCGAGGAGACACAGCTACTGGTGGTAGTAAAAAAGCAAAGCTAGAAACTGGCCTCAATATTAGTGTGCCCCTTTATATCGAAGAAGGCGAGCTCATCAAAGTAAATACGGAAACTGGCGAATTCGTAGAACGTGTCAAAGAGAGCAAATAA